The region AAGATCCTCCACCTCTTGAACCGCCAGGCGCCGCTGCCCGAGGTGGCGCGCCGGCCGGGCGAGCTCGCAAACGGCAAGCCGCAGGCGCCCATCCAGCTGAAGCCGGGCGAGCCGCGGCCATTCGCGGAACTGACGGCGGCGTGGCAGGTGTCGACGGCGCGCTTCCTGGCGGAAGTGGCGAGTACTCGTGACTGGACCGAGCGGCGCTTTTTTCACCCTTTTTTCGGCGATCTGAGCGCGCAGGCTTGGGTGCAGGCGATGAGCTTTCACAACGCTCACCACCGCAAGGGGCTCGAGCGGGCCTTTCTCGGCACCGCCAGCGACGCGTGATGTTTAACGGGCGCCTTGTTTAACGGGCGCCTTGTGAAGCGCGGTTCTTTTTGTTAGGCTTCTGACGAGGACACCTCTTGATGATGCGGCCCTTGATGATGCGGCGAAGTACAGAGTCCCCAGGGACAACGGCGTGACAAACGAGACCGATGAGCGCCTGGTCGCGCTTATGGCGGCGCGCAACGAGTTGGCGCTCGTCGAGCTTCACCGCCGCTACTGCCCCTATCTTCTGGCCATGGGCCGGCGTATGCTCCGCGACCCCGACGAGCGCCAGCAGGCCGTGCAGGACGCCTTCGTCAACGCCTGGAACGCGGCGGCGCGCTTCGATCCCGCCAAGGCTAGCGTCAAGACCTGGCTGGTCACCATCGCCCACCGGCTCATGGTCAACCGCCTGCGCGGGGGGCGCCTGGAGACCGTGCCCCTCGAAAGCTGGGACGCGCCGGTGGCGCCGCCCGACGGGGTCACCAAGGTCTACGTCGAGCAGGCCGTCGCCAGCCTCGCCCAGGACGAGCGCGAGCTCATCGAACTGGCCTTTTATCAGGGCCACTCGCACCAGGAACTCGCCGAGCTCACGGGGCGGCCACTGGGCACCATCAAGACGAAGCTGCGCACGGCGCTCGGCCGGCTGCGCGAGCACCTCGGCGAACAGTACGGCGGGGAACCGCGTGGCGGGGAGGTGGCCGGTGACCGTTGACCAGGACATGCTGATCGCTTACGCCCTGGGCATCTTGGACGCGGCCGAGGCTAGAGAGGTCGAGCGCTACCTGGAGAGCCATCCCGAGGCGGCCGCCGAGGTGCGCGACTATCTCGCCGCCCTGGCGGACGAGGTGATGAAACTCGAGCCCGAGGCCGATCCTAAGGGCGCGACCGAGGGCCTGCTGGCGCGGGTGCGCGCCGAGACAGGGGAGGCTGTGGGAGGGGCCGCGGGCGAGCGGGTTCTGGAGCGGCCCGCGGCTGCGCCCAAGCGCACCGATAGGTCCAAGCTGCCCCTGTGGCTCGGCTTGGCGGCCGCGGCGGCCTTGGCCCTGCTGGTCTTTTTCGGCTTGCCCGCGCTCAGACCGGAAACGCCGCCGCTGGTGAGCGAGCTCGAGCGCTATACCGAGGCTCCGGGCGCGGTTACCCAAGCGCTGCTCGACGACGAGGGCCAGAGGGTCGGCACGCTCGTGCGCCTGCCCGACGACCGGCTCTTCATGGCGCTCGAGCGGCCGCCGCCCGAGGACCAGGTCTACCAGGCCTGGGAGATCGTGGACGGCGTGCCGCTGTCTTTGGGCGTCACCGACGGCGCTGAACTGCTCATCGTCGGCCACGAGGTCACGCCGGGCGGCCTTTTTGGCGTCACCGAGGAGCCTCCGGGCGGCAGCGAGCAGCCGACCAGCGCGCCGGTCGCGCTTGCGGAGCTGTAAGGGCAGGGTCAGGAGTGGGAATACAGGGCTCGGAAAAACACCTTCTGAGTGCTGACTCTGTATTGTGGATTCGCTCTTCGAAGCGAACAGCCGGAGCCGGGATGCGTTAAGCTGAGCAGCTATGGCCTACAGG is a window of Deinococcota bacterium DNA encoding:
- a CDS encoding DinB family protein; the protein is MSAPFDPRLLMRFGAGPEDAAARLEQELEAFTALLPLLKPHWTARPAADAWCPAQVVEHVIKVNDATSKILHLLNRQAPLPEVARRPGELANGKPQAPIQLKPGEPRPFAELTAAWQVSTARFLAEVASTRDWTERRFFHPFFGDLSAQAWVQAMSFHNAHHRKGLERAFLGTASDA
- a CDS encoding sigma-70 family RNA polymerase sigma factor, whose amino-acid sequence is MTNETDERLVALMAARNELALVELHRRYCPYLLAMGRRMLRDPDERQQAVQDAFVNAWNAAARFDPAKASVKTWLVTIAHRLMVNRLRGGRLETVPLESWDAPVAPPDGVTKVYVEQAVASLAQDERELIELAFYQGHSHQELAELTGRPLGTIKTKLRTALGRLREHLGEQYGGEPRGGEVAGDR
- a CDS encoding anti-sigma factor, coding for MTVDQDMLIAYALGILDAAEAREVERYLESHPEAAAEVRDYLAALADEVMKLEPEADPKGATEGLLARVRAETGEAVGGAAGERVLERPAAAPKRTDRSKLPLWLGLAAAAALALLVFFGLPALRPETPPLVSELERYTEAPGAVTQALLDDEGQRVGTLVRLPDDRLFMALERPPPEDQVYQAWEIVDGVPLSLGVTDGAELLIVGHEVTPGGLFGVTEEPPGGSEQPTSAPVALAEL